GTTTGGAGGAAGCCTATTCCTTATACACCCGCCGCGATACGCTGCGCATCAATCCAACGGTGGCCGATGAGTCGCTGTACGACTTTTACTGGACGGTTTACACCACCGGCTTTGTGCAAGGCACTGGCCAGGTACCCAAGCCAGATACATTGGCACGTACCAAAAACATCGAATATGCCGTAGTAATGGACCCGGGCAACTATTACCTGATCTTCAATGTAAAGCATAAAGCATCCGGCGTAGTGAAGATGATCAACATCCCGCTTACCGTGGCTACCCTTACGATGAAAGGCTGGTACCTGTTGAAAGACGACGGTGCACATACCGACTTCGACTTCATCCACCCGGAAGGCCGTATCAACAATTGGATCGCGTTCTTTAACGAGGGCAGAAAAATGTCCGGCAAAGCCGTGAAAGCAGTGTTCATACCCGGCTATAAGACCGGCCTGTCATCTACCAACCTGTTTAGTACACTGATGGTTTTATCAGAAAACGACCTGCTGGTTTGCAGGGTAGACAATGGTAAAGTAGTGAACAGCTTTGACGACATCTTCTTCAGCAAGCCGCCGGTGCGCAAGTTACAGAACGCGCTGGTGTCGATGTCGGGCAGCAACATAGGCCTCATCAATAACAACCTGGCTTACGCGATGACAAAAGGCGCATTATTCGCTGACCTGCCTCCCACCTACCGCGTTTCTGGAGTAGCAGGCGTAGCAGCGATGGATATCGGGTTTGACATCACCTCAAAATCTGTGATCTGTTACAACTTCGCCAACTTTGCAGCCCTCGGGTCTAATGGCGGCGATCTGAAAAACATGGGTGCCGACATGACCTGGATCGGTGGTTATGCGGGTGTACGCAGTGCGGCCATGGCCCTGTTCCGTAAACCAGACGGATCGGGCATATTGGCAAAGTTAAACGCGCAATATGGCTACCTGGCCGGCTTTCAATCGCCGCTGGTACCTAATAAACAAAACCTTTCCTCTGAACATGGGTTGATGAATGCCAGCACAATTGGCGGCAACTATGATGCAGACTACGTATACTACGCTATCGGCAACAGCATCTACCGTACGGATATCGCTACCATTTCGGAAACGTTGCAGGTAAGTGTACCCGCTGGTGAAACGATTACGTGTATTCAACATGTAAAGTACCCTCAGCCGGTAAGTGCTACCGTACCGCCTACCGTAGACTACCTGGCGATTGCCTCTTACGCAAACGGACACTATAAGGTATGGTTGCATAAGGTGAACTCCACCGGCACCATTCAGCCTGTAACAGCACCAAGTTTTGAAGGCGATGGTCGAGTGACCAACATTACCTACATGGAGCAGGGACTGGGCAGCCGCACCTTTTAACATCATCAACGAAGATCGTCCCACTTGCGGCCTTACGACAGGCGGCGGGGCGGTCTTCCGATGTTCTTTCATAAAACTGTTTTCGACATGAAACACCTTCTTCTCGCGGCCCTATGCAGCCTGGCCGCCTGCAACCTGTATGCCCAGTCGGACACGGCGCTGATCGCAGCACAAAAAGCAGAATTGAAACGAGCGCTTGCCGGTGCGGACAAGAAGCTGGAAGACCTGCAGCAGCAATACCTGGATGTGCAGGCAAAGAAAGCGAAGTACGACACCATCGGCCTGGCACTGTATCGCGCAGAAGCACGTGAAATAAGGCTGCAACGCAAGCAGCAGGCAATAGCGTTCATTAAAAAACACCCGGACTACTATGCCAGCCTCGATGCGCTGAAAGAAGTGATCGGTGCTATCCCGGACGACATTACCATCTACGATCGCATGTTTGCCGGCTTAAAAAGACCCGTTCGTGAAAGCGAAAATGGCGTTAAGCTCAAGCAGGTGATCGACCGTTACATGGCTGTACGTTTAGGCGCAAAGGCACCTCTATTCACCTCTACCGATACATCGGGCAGGCAGGTGCAGCTCGCAGATTACAAAGGTAAATACGTGCTGATCGACTTCTGGGCTAGCTGGTGCGGCCCGTGCAGGGAAGAGAATCCGGTAGTTGTTGCGGCGTATCAGCAGTTTAAAAACAAAAACTTCCACATTCTTTCCGTATCGCTCGATCAACCGGGCAAAAAAGAAGCGTGGATGAAGGCAATTTACCAGGATAGATTAGCCTGGCAACATGTATCCTCCCTCCAATACTGGGATGAACCCTTGGCGAAACTGTACATGGTGCGGTCGATCCCACAGAACTTTCTTATCGACCCAAAAGGAAAAATCGTAGCGAAAGACCTTCGCGGCGAACAACTAATCAAAAAACTAGAAGAAATACTGCAATAAACCATGCTTAGATCTAACATTACATGGATAGCGCTGCTTGCAATGGGCACGGCTGCATACGGGCAGAAGCCCGCTTCACCGAAAGACAGCGTTGCCAAAAAAACGGATACCATCCCCGCTGTTATTAAGCCCTACGCACAAGTCATTACTGCCAAATCGAAAAGCTACGCAGGCATGTTTACGGTGCATCAACTGAACAACCGCATTTACTTCGAACTGCCGGATTCGATGCTTGGCCGCGAGATACTCGTGGTGAACAGGATTGCGCGGGCAGCAGCCGGCCCCAGACCGCAAATGACTAACTATGCCGGCGATCATATCGGTGAAAACGTGATCCATTTTGAGAAGGGACCGGATGATAAAATATTTATGAAGCTGATGCGCTTCAACGAACGGTCGGCCGACACGACACCTAATGGCTTGTATCGTTCTGTGCTCAATTCCAACTTCGAACCGATTGCGGCAGCGTTCCCCGTAAAGGCTTATCATAAAGAAGCGAATAGCACGGTGATAGATGTAACGGATTATCTCAACACAGAAAATGAGATCTTCTATTTCTCCGCCCAGCTGAAAACCGTGTTGAACATCGGGGCCGTGCAGGCAGATCGGTCTTATGTTTCATCGGTGAAAGCCTTTCCTATGAACGTTGAACTGCGCTCCGTACGCACCTACATGAAATCCGGGGCGGCTGCCGCATCAACTATACCAGATACCTATGAATTAAACAGCTCTATGGTGTTACTGCCAACTGTGCCGATGCAACCGCGTTACTTCGATGCGCGTGTAGGCTTCTTTGCACGTGGTTATGTAGATTTTGATGCAGATCCACAGGGTGTAAGAGAACGTTACCTCATTACCCGCTGGCGTCTGGAGCCAAAGGAAGAAGACATGGAAAAATATACACGCGGCGAATTGGTGGAACCGAAAAAGCCGATCATCTATTATATTGATCCCGCTACACCAAAGAAGTGGGTGCCTTACCTGATCGCGGGCGTAAACGACTGGCAAAAAGCCTTTGAGCAGGCAGGTTTCAAGAACGCCATCAAAGCTTTACCGGCGCCAACAGACGATAGCACCTGGAGTATGGAAGATGCGCGGCATAACGTGCTGGTGTATAAACCTTCGGCCGTACCGAATGCAAGCGGTCCGCACGTACATGACCCACGCAGCGGGGAGATCATCGAATCGCACATCAACTGGTACCACAACATCATGCAACTGGTACGCAACTGGTACATGGTGCAGGCCGGCGCGATCGACCCCGGCGCCCGCAAAATGCAGTTCGATGATGAGCTGATGGGACAACTGATCCGTTTTGTATCCTCACACGAAGTAGGGCATACCTTAGGTCTTACCCACAACTTCGGCTCCAGCTCCACCATACCGGTGGAAAAACTGCGTAACAAAAAGTACGTGGAAGCGCATGGGCATACCCCATCGATCATGGACTATGCCCGCTTTAACTATGTGGCGCAACCGGAGGATAATATTGGCAGGGCGGGCATCTTTCCGCGCATTGGAGAATACGACACCTGGGCTATTGAGTTCGGTTACCGTTGGTATCCGCAATTCAGGAGTGCGAAAGACGAGGCGCCTTATCTGAACAAACTGATCATCGATAGCCTGGCAACGAATAAACGCCTGTACTACGGCAATGAGTTTAACAGCAGCGATCCCCGCGATCAGAGCGAAGACCTGGGTGATAACACTGTGCTGGCGAGCCAATACGGCATCAAAAACCTGCAACGCATCCTGCCCCAGCTTAAAACCTGGACGCGCGAACCCAATGAAGGATATAACGCGTTAAAAAACATGTACGAGGAAGTATTGAGGCAAT
This genomic interval from Chitinophaga horti contains the following:
- a CDS encoding PKD-like family lipoprotein, which codes for MKKIYIIAACLLVILAGACSKDDSSGITNPLPAVEVDGLEEAYSLYTRRDTLRINPTVADESLYDFYWTVYTTGFVQGTGQVPKPDTLARTKNIEYAVVMDPGNYYLIFNVKHKASGVVKMINIPLTVATLTMKGWYLLKDDGAHTDFDFIHPEGRINNWIAFFNEGRKMSGKAVKAVFIPGYKTGLSSTNLFSTLMVLSENDLLVCRVDNGKVVNSFDDIFFSKPPVRKLQNALVSMSGSNIGLINNNLAYAMTKGALFADLPPTYRVSGVAGVAAMDIGFDITSKSVICYNFANFAALGSNGGDLKNMGADMTWIGGYAGVRSAAMALFRKPDGSGILAKLNAQYGYLAGFQSPLVPNKQNLSSEHGLMNASTIGGNYDADYVYYAIGNSIYRTDIATISETLQVSVPAGETITCIQHVKYPQPVSATVPPTVDYLAIASYANGHYKVWLHKVNSTGTIQPVTAPSFEGDGRVTNITYMEQGLGSRTF
- a CDS encoding peroxiredoxin family protein, which encodes MKHLLLAALCSLAACNLYAQSDTALIAAQKAELKRALAGADKKLEDLQQQYLDVQAKKAKYDTIGLALYRAEAREIRLQRKQQAIAFIKKHPDYYASLDALKEVIGAIPDDITIYDRMFAGLKRPVRESENGVKLKQVIDRYMAVRLGAKAPLFTSTDTSGRQVQLADYKGKYVLIDFWASWCGPCREENPVVVAAYQQFKNKNFHILSVSLDQPGKKEAWMKAIYQDRLAWQHVSSLQYWDEPLAKLYMVRSIPQNFLIDPKGKIVAKDLRGEQLIKKLEEILQ
- a CDS encoding zinc-dependent metalloprotease, translating into MLRSNITWIALLAMGTAAYGQKPASPKDSVAKKTDTIPAVIKPYAQVITAKSKSYAGMFTVHQLNNRIYFELPDSMLGREILVVNRIARAAAGPRPQMTNYAGDHIGENVIHFEKGPDDKIFMKLMRFNERSADTTPNGLYRSVLNSNFEPIAAAFPVKAYHKEANSTVIDVTDYLNTENEIFYFSAQLKTVLNIGAVQADRSYVSSVKAFPMNVELRSVRTYMKSGAAAASTIPDTYELNSSMVLLPTVPMQPRYFDARVGFFARGYVDFDADPQGVRERYLITRWRLEPKEEDMEKYTRGELVEPKKPIIYYIDPATPKKWVPYLIAGVNDWQKAFEQAGFKNAIKALPAPTDDSTWSMEDARHNVLVYKPSAVPNASGPHVHDPRSGEIIESHINWYHNIMQLVRNWYMVQAGAIDPGARKMQFDDELMGQLIRFVSSHEVGHTLGLTHNFGSSSTIPVEKLRNKKYVEAHGHTPSIMDYARFNYVAQPEDNIGRAGIFPRIGEYDTWAIEFGYRWYPQFRSAKDEAPYLNKLIIDSLATNKRLYYGNEFNSSDPRDQSEDLGDNTVLASQYGIKNLQRILPQLKTWTREPNEGYNALKNMYEEVLRQYRLYNVQVLKSVAGEYVTPKSVEQPGVILEPVEYERQKAAMKFLCDNLFTTPRWIVNDSLTALTGVDPMIHLSAGQFAVLMKLQGSGTLMTLLKAEETNKGRKLYKATEFLEDMKQGIWGELYNNKPIEMPRRNLQKMYVENAFKSFVATNEIVGRNNGNGTIFYVNPDPTANDVSSIMRVHLGALRQDVLRAIPLQSGVSKYHLQDIANRIEQALEGKKK